A single Nitrosospira multiformis ATCC 25196 DNA region contains:
- a CDS encoding PEP-CTERM sorting domain-containing protein encodes MNKLIAGALTGTLLVTAPLSASALIIDISTHLTGNPIGSSVTVATLTLTQNGNSVDFNFQNSVGDLGAIGDEAFISKLLFSYDGVPLLNSSSFGNFGGTQLVSSADFGINPPGKDAGYDFYFELKYPTSNRNPSLRFVDGEYSTWTVSAADGVSVVRVSDFAVLVNANGGGDKPASLAMVHIQGSGGGALKYIGGEGSTPPQEDPNQVANVPEPATLALLGLGLTGIGLTRRRKE; translated from the coding sequence ATGAACAAACTTATTGCAGGAGCGCTCACTGGCACTTTATTGGTGACAGCACCACTATCAGCTTCCGCCCTCATCATCGACATAAGTACACACCTCACCGGTAACCCCATTGGCAGCAGCGTAACAGTCGCTACGCTGACTCTGACCCAGAACGGAAATAGTGTGGATTTCAACTTCCAGAATTCGGTGGGTGATCTCGGCGCTATTGGAGATGAGGCATTTATTTCCAAGCTTTTATTTTCCTACGATGGAGTCCCTCTGCTTAACAGCAGCTCATTCGGGAACTTCGGGGGAACGCAACTGGTAAGCAGCGCTGATTTCGGAATAAACCCGCCGGGGAAAGACGCAGGCTACGATTTTTACTTTGAACTGAAATATCCTACGAGCAATAGGAATCCTTCGCTTCGGTTTGTCGACGGTGAATACAGTACGTGGACAGTCAGTGCTGCAGATGGTGTGTCAGTTGTTCGGGTTAGCGATTTTGCTGTTCTGGTTAATGCTAATGGTGGGGGCGATAAACCCGCTTCGCTCGCAATGGTGCATATCCAGGGATCGGGAGGAGGTGCCTTGAAGTACATTGGCGGCGAAGGCAGCACTCCTCCGCAGGAGGATCCGAATCAAGTGGCCAATGTTCCGGAACCAGCGACCCTGGCATTGCTGGGTTTGGGACTAACTGGTATCGGCTTGACGCGCAGACGTAAAGAATAG
- a CDS encoding Crp/Fnr family transcriptional regulator has protein sequence MSTFHPHPPTQNRLLAALPPIELDDLAPHLELVHLLPGDVLCKAGKQLSYAYFPTSSVISIHCLLENGTLSELTSVGREGMLGVSLFMGGEDTQSSATVQSAGYGYRLNAAFLLQEFNEGGMLQRLLLRYSHALVTEAAQNVICSRYHTAQQRLCRWLMSTWDRLGSQELVLTQESIASILGIRRESVTAIARRLQEAGTICYRRGRIMVNDQAALQRESCECYDIIKKEFDGVFDDVRVCEKARQNSINAANAL, from the coding sequence ATGTCTACTTTCCACCCGCACCCTCCCACCCAAAACCGCCTCCTGGCCGCTCTGCCGCCAATTGAGCTTGACGATCTGGCACCGCATCTTGAATTGGTTCATCTGCTGCCCGGTGATGTTCTCTGCAAAGCGGGGAAGCAGCTTTCCTATGCCTACTTTCCCACTTCTTCCGTCATTTCCATCCATTGCCTCCTGGAAAATGGGACATTGTCGGAGCTTACAAGCGTAGGGAGAGAAGGCATGCTCGGCGTCTCGCTGTTCATGGGAGGCGAAGATACCCAGAGCTCGGCCACAGTGCAAAGCGCTGGCTACGGCTACCGGCTGAACGCCGCATTTTTGCTGCAGGAATTCAATGAGGGGGGAATGCTACAACGCCTGTTGTTGCGCTACAGCCATGCGCTTGTCACGGAAGCTGCCCAGAATGTGATATGCAGCAGATATCATACAGCACAGCAGCGGCTATGCCGCTGGTTGATGTCCACATGGGATAGACTTGGCTCCCAGGAGCTTGTCCTGACCCAGGAATCAATCGCCAGCATTCTGGGCATTCGACGCGAGAGCGTTACAGCAATTGCAAGAAGGCTGCAGGAAGCTGGAACGATTTGCTACCGCCGTGGCCGCATCATGGTTAATGACCAGGCCGCTCTCCAAAGGGAGTCTTGCGAGTGTTATGACATCATCAAGAAGGAATTTGACGGGGTGTTTGATGATGTGAGGGTATGTGAGAAGGCAAGGCAAAACAGCATAAATGCGGCAAATGCGCTTTAA
- a CDS encoding response regulator: MTNSSSVSIAMGNMNPSLSGHKVLVVDDEEEILVITRLMLELHGAEVITSLTAAKGLEQVQIQRLDLIISDISMPHMDGYQFIQAVRNLPARKGKNTPALALTAFSRSQDRERALNAGFQAHLSKPVSLQVLIETVTRVTNLPTHSAHWGRPISSPSQARFGSLP, encoded by the coding sequence TTGACTAATAGCAGCTCTGTCTCCATTGCGATGGGTAACATGAATCCGTCCCTTTCCGGGCACAAGGTATTGGTTGTAGACGATGAGGAAGAGATACTGGTTATCACCAGGCTGATGCTGGAGTTACACGGCGCTGAAGTGATTACTTCTCTTACTGCTGCTAAAGGGTTGGAACAGGTGCAGATACAAAGGCTCGATCTCATCATAAGCGACATCAGCATGCCTCACATGGACGGCTACCAGTTCATTCAGGCCGTGCGGAACCTCCCCGCCCGTAAAGGGAAAAACACTCCGGCCCTGGCCCTTACCGCTTTCAGCCGATCCCAGGATCGGGAAAGAGCTCTCAATGCCGGTTTCCAGGCGCATCTTTCCAAACCCGTCTCACTTCAAGTATTAATTGAGACTGTGACGCGCGTTACAAATCTGCCCACTCACTCAGCTCACTGGGGAAGACCCATTTCCTCTCCTTCTCAAGCCCGATTCGGTAGCTTGCCCTGA
- a CDS encoding diguanylate cyclase domain-containing protein has product MNHSFSMLQAIVESTPYGLLVTNKHGHLLCYNQPYMDMWRIPPEVMVNARHQIIFGHYSSQLRDPQQFLHSTEVIYGTWLPESFDILEFLDGRAFERHTKATTLEGPNMVRVWSFKDITERRQAEAYKAQLAAMVESSDDAIIVKDLNAIITSWNAGAERIFGYQASEITGSSILALIPPERHEEEKGIMSLVKSGNRVDHFETMWWGKGKKPIDVSVTTSAVKDSDGNIVGISQIARDITKRKESQKRIEYLAHYDPLTGLPNRALLADRMKTAIENAKRYSFQLAVLFVDLDHFKLINDSLGHEIGDKLLKIVAERMRSRLRQTDTVSRLGGDEFIILLSRINAASDAACVAEKIIAALSQPYHLEQHELGLGASIGISIYPDSGKDTSSLLRSADEAMYSAKGQGRNRYHGP; this is encoded by the coding sequence TTGAACCATTCGTTCTCCATGCTGCAAGCCATCGTAGAATCGACGCCCTATGGGCTTCTGGTGACCAACAAGCACGGGCACTTGCTTTGCTATAACCAGCCCTATATGGATATGTGGCGCATTCCCCCTGAGGTCATGGTCAATGCGAGACACCAGATAATTTTCGGGCATTACTCCAGTCAATTAAGAGATCCACAACAATTCCTTCACTCAACCGAGGTAATTTATGGCACGTGGTTGCCCGAAAGTTTCGACATCCTCGAATTCCTCGATGGGCGGGCATTCGAACGCCATACAAAAGCCACGACCTTGGAAGGGCCAAACATGGTGCGTGTTTGGAGCTTCAAGGACATCACTGAACGCAGGCAGGCGGAGGCCTATAAAGCGCAGTTGGCCGCAATGGTCGAGTCCTCGGACGATGCAATCATTGTCAAGGACCTGAACGCCATTATCACAAGCTGGAATGCCGGGGCGGAACGGATTTTCGGGTACCAGGCAAGCGAAATAACAGGCTCTTCCATACTGGCCTTAATTCCCCCGGAGCGTCATGAAGAAGAGAAGGGGATCATGAGCCTCGTCAAGAGCGGGAACCGCGTGGACCATTTTGAAACCATGTGGTGGGGAAAGGGCAAGAAACCGATTGATGTCTCGGTCACGACATCGGCAGTGAAGGATAGTGACGGCAATATTGTGGGCATATCACAGATTGCGCGGGATATCACCAAGCGCAAGGAATCACAGAAACGCATCGAGTATCTTGCCCATTACGATCCGCTAACCGGGCTGCCCAATCGCGCGTTGCTCGCAGACAGAATGAAAACTGCCATCGAGAATGCCAAGCGTTATTCCTTCCAGTTGGCAGTCCTGTTTGTGGACCTTGACCACTTCAAGCTAATCAATGATTCGCTTGGTCATGAAATCGGTGACAAGCTGCTCAAGATCGTAGCCGAGCGCATGCGATCCAGGCTGCGTCAAACCGATACCGTCAGCCGGCTGGGAGGTGACGAATTTATTATCCTGCTGAGCCGGATTAATGCAGCATCCGATGCCGCTTGCGTCGCCGAGAAAATTATTGCAGCACTATCCCAGCCCTACCACCTTGAACAGCATGAGTTGGGGCTGGGCGCGAGCATCGGGATCAGCATTTATCCGGACAGCGGCAAGGATACCAGCAGCTTGTTGCGCAGTGCCGATGAAGCGATGTACTCTGCCAAAGGACAGGGTAGGAACCGCTATCATGGTCCGTAG
- a CDS encoding type II toxin-antitoxin system YafQ family toxin translates to MRRIKFSHTFKRDFRRVKSQSPHRDIDSLLKTTMDLLVTDMPLPASCVDHALKGKLKGYRDCHIKPDVVLIYRKQGNDVLELVRLGSHSELGI, encoded by the coding sequence ATGCGCCGGATTAAGTTTTCGCACACCTTCAAGCGCGATTTCCGGCGCGTGAAGTCTCAGTCACCACATCGGGACATTGACTCTCTGCTGAAAACTACAATGGACTTGTTGGTAACTGATATGCCTTTGCCAGCAAGCTGCGTTGACCACGCCTTGAAGGGAAAATTGAAAGGGTATCGGGATTGCCACATTAAACCAGATGTGGTGTTGATTTATCGCAAGCAAGGCAATGACGTTCTCGAACTCGTACGCCTCGGCTCACATAGCGAACTTGGCATTTAG